The following DNA comes from Ignavibacteriales bacterium.
CAAAAGTTAATCCATCTTCCTGTATTAGAAAACGCATTCTTTCCAAAGATAAAAATGCAGAATGTCCTTCATTCATATGACATACCTGCGGTTTGATGCCCATTGCATGAAGTGCTCTAAGTCCACCTATTCCCAATATAATTTCCTGTTGAATTCTGGTTTCGTTATTACCACCATAAAGAGTACGGGTAATTTTTCTGTCTTCTTCACCATTCTCAGGAATATTTGTATCCAATAAAAAAAGTGGAACACGCCCAACATCAATCCTCCAAATCTGAAAATAAACGGGTCTTCCAGGAAAATTTAATTTTATTTTACGCGGAGCTTTTTGCTCATCAAGTTCAAGTGTCATTGGTAAATTGTAAAAATCGTTCAACTCATAACGTTCCTGCTGCCAACCATCTGAGGTAAGATATTGCTGGAAGTAACCTTCTTTATAAAGCAATCCAATTCCCACCAAAGGTAATCCAAGTTCGGAAGCAGATTTAATATGATCACCTGCCAAAATTCCCAATCCGCCGGAATAAGTTTGCAGGCATTCTGTCAATCCAAATTCCGCAGAAAAATATGCAATGAATGGTTTGCCATTTCCTTTAAAATTTTTCTGGTACCAATTTGACTGTGTTAAATAAGTCTTAAGCTGATTATATGAACGGCTCATATGAGCTATAAAACCATCATCATTAGAAACTTCAATTAATCTTTCCTGGCTAATTTTTCCAAGCATCATTACCGGGTTATGATTTGTAGATTCCCATAATTCTCTATCGAGTCGTCTAAAAAGTTCAAATGATTCCTGGTTCCAGGTCCAATGTAAATTATTTGCTAATTCCCTCAGCGGTTCTAAATTTTTTGGTAAAGAAGGAGTTACATTAAAGGTTCCAATGAAATTCGCCATTAAAAATCTCCCGGATAAATTTACTAATGTAAATAATCATTTTATATTAAATCTTATACTTTAAAATGACCAACTACAACAAAGCGCAAATAAATAGCTCTTAAATGCGTTTGTAAATATAAATAAAATCTGTATCCAAAAGAAGTTTTAGAAAAGAAGTAAGGTAAAATGAAAAGGCAGGTAATCGAATTTAGTTAGTTTTTTTCATTTAAGTATTTTCTAAAAATAAAACGCTGGATAACAATCAGTAAAATATTAATGATTATTATCCAGCTGGAAACATTGGCGAAATGATTTATTTTGTTAAAACCATTTTCTTTCTTAAAGTAGTTTTATTTATTCCCTGCGCTGTAAATTCCAACTGATAGAAATATAAACCGCTGGCAAAATTAGTTGCATTCCATTTTTCAATATGGCTTCCTGCGGATCTGTTTCCATTAACCAGTGCTTTCACTTCCCTTCCCAAAATATCAAAGACCATAAGTTTTACAAAACCATTTTCCGGAATATTATATTTAATGCTGGTAGAAGGATTGAAAGGATTTGGATAATTCTGATCCAGCATAAGTTTAACAGGAATATCAGTTTTATTTGTAAGCACACCGGTTGTAGTATCGGCATACATAGCCAGACCCATTACTCCTCTGAATGCAACATCACCAATCTGAGTTGCTAAACCTGTTGACATATCGATTGATAAAAACGTACTCGATTGTGTATCTTCACCAACAACACCATACAAATTTCCTTTTTCATCAAACACTAAACCACGCGTTATTTTTCCAAGACCGGTTTTACCTATGTAGAATGTATCTGCAGTATTAACATCAATCCGGTATAATTTATCCTTATTGGATGATGCATCCACGCTTGCAATGATATTCCCGGTTTTAGGTTCAATGGTCATTGCTCCAACCTTAAATCCAATTTCGCCAATGAAAGTTGAGTCGCCTGTTTCAATATTCAGTTTAAATAATTTCTTATCATCAGAAGCAGCATATAGATTGTTCTTATCATCAAAAACAATGGCGCTTAATTTAAAGCTCGACTCGTATTTAAATAATCCATATCCGTCCTGCGAATTTACCAAAACAATTGAGGATGGAATAAATGTGCTGGCATTTAATCCATAAAGTTCGTGGCTTTCAGGAGAAATCGTAATACTTTTTAATGGTTCAAAACCTGAAGTTCCAATCTCAGTTCCAGCGCCAGTATTTTTATTGATGATTAGTAATTTTCCTTTAGCTGCGGTACCTCTACCGGTTGAAGCATAAAGCACATTTTTTTGTACAGGCTCAATAGTGAAATTTTTAATTGCGAATGGAACTGAAAATTCTGGTTTTACAGGATCGTTACTTAGCATCGACAAAGATCCTTTATAATAACCTGCCGCAATTTTTTGAGAATTTACAAAAAGCTTTACAAGATTAGTTTCATTTAAGCCGGTAATTTTTCCTCCCTTAACATCTGTGTAATATGAATTGGAATTTTTAATAACGCTTAGCTGAACATCATCTATAAACCAGCCTTCCTTTTCAATCAATTGATCGCTTGTAAATCTGAATGCGAATTGAACTGGATTAGTATTGCCAGATAAATATGGCAGTTGCAAAGAAACTGATTGCCATACAGAATCGTTTTTAATAATCCCGCCGTTTGATGTTGCAACTTCTTCAAAGGATTTTCCTCCATCAATAGAAATTAAAACTGAAGCAAAGTCATAGCCTTCTTCTGCCTGTAAGTAATAATTGAATGATAAAGTAACTAAATCTTCCGGCAATATTTTACTAAGGTCAAAACTTTTACTCGTAAGGTAAACATCAGAATAGTTACGGTACTTTATTGAATCGATGTAGTCAATTCCAAAATGTGCTGATGTTGGCTTTGAATGACCATCCAACAATGATGGACCAGTAGTTATTCTATGCCAATCTTCAGAATTAATTCCTTTAAAAGTAAACTCATTAAAATCAGTTTCAAAATCTGCATTAAATAAAACTACAGCATCATCAAGAGCTTCCGCACTATAAAAATGTGATAATATATTATTCTCATACTTCCCACTTGTTTTTTTCAATCTTGTGTCATATGGTCGATTGCTTTTATCAGTCAAGGAAAGTAAAAGTCTGTACTCCAACGGAAGATTACCAAAATTTTTAATTGTTAATTCTTTTGAGCTTAACTGGCTGCCAGATTTATTATCAAAAACGAAATTACCAAGATTAGTTTTATCTGTTACAATTGTTGGTTCAATTGCTCCGCCAACAGATACTTTAAAAGGAATATCAATAACTAATTTATTTTCATCGTTGGTATGGATTCGCAAGATACCAAAGAAGATAGAAGGAGCTGTAGCGTTTGCCGCAACCAAATTTATTGTAGTGTTTCCACCGCTACCAATTGATCCGGACAATGCATCCACACTAATATCAGCAGATGCATCTTCTGGTCTTTTGGTTATTATTTCAATTTCAGTTTCATAATTAAGCATGTTGTTCAAATCAAGATTAATTATTTTTATGCTAACCATCTTAGATCCATTAAGTGGTACATCTTTTATCTTGATTGTATCTTGTGATTTATCCAGGTCTAACGTATCGCTGCCTTGCACCAGCATTACTGATGCAAAGCTTGGCTGATAATCTATTTCATAACCGATAACTTCAAGCATGCGTAAATCATTAATACCAATTTCTTCGCGTGTACCTGCGTTAGCAGTTGGATCCATAATTCCAATATGTCTTTTATCTCCAAGCGAAGGCGGTCTTAAGTCATCATCACGCCAGTGAGAAGCTTGTTGACCATCACCACCTACTCTGCTTCCAGTGGCGGTAGATAATTCAATTTCGTTTAAGCCATCAAAAAAAACCTGGTTGCTTTTGAAATATTTAACTCCATTCTCTGTAACCTGCACAATTGATGACGGAGGACCAGGTGTAATTATTCTGTCAGTTGTTTTAAATCCATCAAGATTATTTGGTTCTACAGAATCCGGACGAACTCTAAAAAGATCCCATGGAGTAAAATAATTAGTCGGGGCACCACCATTTCCAATTATGGAATTAAAACCTAATGCATGCCCAATTTCGTGCGTAACTACAGCATCAAAATCCTGCCAACCGAGTGATATTCCGTCAGAGGGATCCATATCAAAACTAAAAGATGAATTGAATCCTATTGAAGGAACTGAGCCTAATGGATTTATTTGAGGATCGGGATTGATTTCAGCATTAAGCAATCCTAATTCCTGAAAATTAATTAATCCACCAACTGCACAGTTAAGGTTTGTACCGGCACTGCTTGGAGTAGGAATAGGAATGGCATTATAAAGTGCCTGTAGCTGGGCATCTGCCGGATGTTTTAATTTGAGTGCCTGCACTATATCAGTTACTTTGGCAGAATCTCCGTTTTGGAAAAGCACAATTTTATAAGCGGAATTTGTACTGCCAAGAACACCAGCTGCCCAAGGTTCTCCCCATCTTGTTGTACCGTAATCAACATCAATTACAACTGTAATTTTAGTTTGAATAAATCTTTCCCATCTTGCGGCAGCCCGCCTAAATGCTAATAGTGCTTCTTTGTTGTTAAGCAACTGATCAGTTGCTCTTAATAAAACTTTTAGTCCGCGCACAGAGTTTGGATTATTAAGTGAATTAACAACTGTTAAATGAGGTTGAGTATTTGCATTTAAGAGAAAAGATTCTCTTTCTTCTCTTTCTTCTCTTTTCATTTCCTGGCAAACTAAATTACCCGAATCGTCAATTCGTAAAATATTGT
Coding sequences within:
- a CDS encoding NF038122 family metalloprotease, whose protein sequence is MRKIKSQLLLLILLFLLTAINFYPQSPIGKYQSTPKEIEYLGYNILRIDDSGNLVCQEMKREEREERESFLLNANTQPHLTVVNSLNNPNSVRGLKVLLRATDQLLNNKEALLAFRRAAARWERFIQTKITVVIDVDYGTTRWGEPWAAGVLGSTNSAYKIVLFQNGDSAKVTDIVQALKLKHPADAQLQALYNAIPIPTPSSAGTNLNCAVGGLINFQELGLLNAEINPDPQINPLGSVPSIGFNSSFSFDMDPSDGISLGWQDFDAVVTHEIGHALGFNSIIGNGGAPTNYFTPWDLFRVRPDSVEPNNLDGFKTTDRIITPGPPSSIVQVTENGVKYFKSNQVFFDGLNEIELSTATGSRVGGDGQQASHWRDDDLRPPSLGDKRHIGIMDPTANAGTREEIGINDLRMLEVIGYEIDYQPSFASVMLVQGSDTLDLDKSQDTIKIKDVPLNGSKMVSIKIINLDLNNMLNYETEIEIITKRPEDASADISVDALSGSIGSGGNTTINLVAANATAPSIFFGILRIHTNDENKLVIDIPFKVSVGGAIEPTIVTDKTNLGNFVFDNKSGSQLSSKELTIKNFGNLPLEYRLLLSLTDKSNRPYDTRLKKTSGKYENNILSHFYSAEALDDAVVLFNADFETDFNEFTFKGINSEDWHRITTGPSLLDGHSKPTSAHFGIDYIDSIKYRNYSDVYLTSKSFDLSKILPEDLVTLSFNYYLQAEEGYDFASVLISIDGGKSFEEVATSNGGIIKNDSVWQSVSLQLPYLSGNTNPVQFAFRFTSDQLIEKEGWFIDDVQLSVIKNSNSYYTDVKGGKITGLNETNLVKLFVNSQKIAAGYYKGSLSMLSNDPVKPEFSVPFAIKNFTIEPVQKNVLYASTGRGTAAKGKLLIINKNTGAGTEIGTSGFEPLKSITISPESHELYGLNASTFIPSSIVLVNSQDGYGLFKYESSFKLSAIVFDDKNNLYAASDDKKLFKLNIETGDSTFIGEIGFKVGAMTIEPKTGNIIASVDASSNKDKLYRIDVNTADTFYIGKTGLGKITRGLVFDEKGNLYGVVGEDTQSSTFLSIDMSTGLATQIGDVAFRGVMGLAMYADTTTGVLTNKTDIPVKLMLDQNYPNPFNPSTSIKYNIPENGFVKLMVFDILGREVKALVNGNRSAGSHIEKWNATNFASGLYFYQLEFTAQGINKTTLRKKMVLTK